acaaacaagcaaacacaaaaaacCACCCTCCTgataaaaacagattaaaaagatCATaaacatgaatgttttgcctgcatctgtaTCTGTGTCACTGTCATGCCTGTATCTCAGGAGGCCAGATAGGGCACCAGAGCCTCTGGAACTAGATttacaggttgtgagccaccatgtgggtgctgggaattgaactgggctTTCTGGAAGAGCATGAGTGCTGCTAATcactgaatcatttctccagccctctttccttttttaaaatttgatttttgttactgtgtgcatgtgtgcaggtatatGTGGGTGTCAGAGGACTTTGTGGggacagttttctccttccacttttcccttttttattatatttttttagaAGTTTAAATTATACTTTGTCTCTGAAtctttgcctatatgtatgtatgtgtaccatgtgtgtgcatggtgcctgcagagctcagaagaggccattgggtcccctggagctgaagccATTAATGAGAATCAAACTCCACTTGGGACTCAAACTCTGGCCCTTTGTAAGAGCAACAactgatcttaactgctgagccatctcttctgccccccccttttgaatatttatttttattacacgtgtatgagtattttgtatgtatgtctgtgaaccatttTGTGTGGCtggtgtctgtggaagccagaattGTGAGTGTGTCGAATTTGCCAGTACTGAGTTAGAGGCAGTTAGTTGTCACCTGCCttgtgttgagaactgaacctgggtcctctggaagagcagcaagtactcttaaccactgaatcatctctccagcccctctcctttCACCTTTTCGTGCTCAGCCATCTCAAGGCACATATATTTGTGTTACCTATTATTGCTTGTGCTCCTGGTTTGGGATAATATTTTACTGCTGTTTGGATAGCTGAAATGTTTTGACTAGATACTGAACATTATGAGTTTTAtgattgctggattttgtggtcctgttttgtgctggctagttttatatcagcttgacacatgctagagtcatttggaaggagggaacctcagttgagaaaatgcatccataagatCCACgtggaaggcattttcttagttagtgattgatcgGCGGGGGGAGGTCCAGCCCTTTGTGGGAGGTGCCATTCctgactggtggtcctgggttctataagaaagcccGAAGAGCAAGCCATGAGACAGGGTACTAGCATTGGTTAGGTAAAGGCAGTTGTATTAATTACCATTGCTGTGATTCAGCTAATTCCTTCTTGATTATTAAAGGTAACCTTTGGTAAGTATTGTAAACTGTAAGTGTTATAAAATACAGCTGGTTGTTGTGTCAAAAGTGaaatttaaatgccacattcagAGAGGTTGGCTTATAGTACTCTGTTGAGATTCTTGTTTCTGTGCATGTAGGGAAAACAGGGTGTATTCCCCATGCTTGTACTGCAGGGTGACTTTGCTGGCTTCTTGGTTACCCTTGTCTGTCAACTGGCCTATGTTCAGGGCTTCCAAGTGTTGCTGAAAACAGGCTCATCTGGTCCTTAGTGACCACAGAGGTTGTTCAACCTTTTGAAATGTCACCTTTCAAAGTAGCTAGTGATCTTTCCAGATGGTAAATCATGACACTCCTTTTCTTCAGGTTTTCCTGGTCTTCCCATTTGTAGTAAAtttctgttctctgtgttttgatGCCAAAAGGTTAGAGCATGCAGGTGGTTCTGttgctcagcagttgagagcactggctgttcttttagaggacccaggttggacCCCCAGCATCCATCTGGTGGTTTACGAGCATCTTTAACTTTAATGCTAGGGGattatgtcctcttctggcctctgggcaccaggcatgtggtacacagacatgtaggcagaacatcTACACATAAAActgtcttagaaaaagaaaacattgagtaTGTTCTAGACCCTGCCTAACAGGTATGCCCCAAAAGGTGATCAAGAGAAAACTAGAAACACACTCTTCTTTATGTTCCACAAGCAGATTAAATAGTGGTAAAGTGCTATTGGAAAAGGACTGTTGAGCATAGACGTTGGTTTTTCTCTTTGACTTACagtatatttatatgtgttcaCAAAGCTACATGAGTTTTAGAATCTTTATGTAtactttatgtatacatgtaagtAAGACCTTGCTTATATGTATGAAATGTagataacattttcttttgggagatctctgtttatttcttataGAATGTAGTTGTAATATGGATCATTTAAACCTTTTTCTTGATACTCATACtttaaatgtaaacatttgttATTGACTGTACTTCCATTTTTTCCCCCCATAAAGATGTCTTAGGTGCCAGATTACTTGATCATGGATTTAATTTTGTTAGAAGGGAATTATACTTAGGGCCTCAGATGTatggcaaatgctctaccactgttGTTTAATCTTTCACCATTTTAGTTTTgcaacaaaatgtttttttttgtttgtttgttttttggattttggagacagggtttctctttggagcctatcctgacactcgttctatagaccaggctggcctcaaactcactgagatacaccaaatgctgggattaaagggctgtGCCACTGATGCCCGGCTTGCAACAAGGTGTTGTTAAATTGcccgggctggctttgaactttggaATCCTTCTACTTCAGcatcctgagtagctgggattataggcatataccaTCACTTCCAgctttaaatatttctgtaacTCACAAATTGTCACataatggtttttctttctttttcttttttcttttcttaaggatCTTAAAGGCTTTGATCCAGGAGAGAAGTACTTTTATAATACATCATGGGGAGATGTTTCTCTTTGGGAACCTTCTGGAAAGAAAGTGGTATGTATTTTTGTAATGTGTTTTCATTAGGGACCGTGAACTAACCTGAAGCCATACACCATGGCTACTAGGGCTGCTGGTCACTTGGAAGGTCTGTTCATGCGTGGGAAAGATGCAGAGCTCAGGGTTGTTCATTGCAGGATTGTGGATGATGACAGTTTCCACATGCACAGTGTGGTGACATAGCCAAGCTTTGTGATTAGAAGAGACTATACAAAGAACCCTTGACTTAGTAATTCTGAATAAATGCTGTAACATCCAGTCAGTAGGAGACTGCATGTACAAAGGTGattatttgagattataatggaACTGAAAATACCTGTTGTCTAGGTCATAGAGTGATATATTGCATTTTTGTGGCAATACTAATCTTACAAACCTGTGTAAGATTACATAGAGAAGTGTACTGCAAAGCtgggaaatggtggcacacacctaatcccagcacttggaggcagaggcatgtggatctctgtgtgtgtgtgaggccagccttgtctacacaatGACttacaggacaaccagggctgttaacacagagaaaccctatctgaaaaaataaaaacaacaacaacaaaaatcctcaaTAATTAACCTTAGTTTAATATTTCACTTTATAAGTTTAAcctttttaacttttgaaaaaaaaagaattggcttaaaataaaagtattgtACATCTGCATGAAAATATTCTCTCCTTATACCTTTATTTCATATGCTTTACctccttttaattttctgtgtttatttccaGGTTTTGTTAAAAAGCTAAGATGCACATGCACCCCCCCCCTCTCCCTGCACACACACCCGTTCATAcccatcacacactcacacacattcacaaaacaCTCTCCCACCTAGGCCTGTTGAGATTGAGATCAGGGTTGACACTTCCTACTTCCCATCCCAGTGGAGGGGCTTTGTGGCAGTAGTATCAGGAGCTGTCCCTTCTGATAGGCTGCATCCTCCAGGTCACCTAAGTGACCATCTGGTGTGTTGTGAGGCCCCTGGGACACACAGTTTGCCTGGCCTGTGTCTCTTTCACGGTACACATGTGCCTTGGGTCCTTGTCAGTAGTTGTGAGGAACCTTTGGAAGTCTACAGACTCTTCAGCTAAACTTTTCACTGTGTTTCTTCTCAtttagtttctgtttctcttgcctCTTCTAGCTCTGCTAGAAGACTACTCTCTGACCTACATCCCTAGAAAACAGGTATTTTCAGTTCCATCATAATCTCAAATAATCACCTTTGTACATGCAGTCTCCCACTGACTGGAATGTCCTTATGATGTGTGACTAGGCACTTGATGTTACAGCATTTATTCAGAATTACTAAATCAAGGATCGTTATACAGTCGCTTCTAATCAAAGACAAGGCTTTGCTGTGTCACCATACTAGAAAGAGGTGAGTGAAACAATGTAAAAGAGGCTCTTTAGTTCTTAAAATTGTATGCATTtcggctagagagatggctcggacgttgagagcactggctgctcttccagaggtcctgagttcaattcccagcaaccacatggtggtttacaaccacttataagaggatctgatgccctcttctggcctgcaggtacacatgcaagcattcatatacataaaatataaatacaataaaatctttaaaaaaatggtatGCTTTTGTGGCCCATCACTGTTAAGCATTCCTAAGTTGGCATATGACTGTATTTACCAGAACCTGTCCTGACTTAGAAAAGACAGGACAGGCTCTGGTAAATCTGTGCCCTTAGGACAACAGCTTCATTTGTCTTGTCTTCCACTGTCACCTGATGCCTTTCAGCTTTTCCTTATGCTTGTTTTGTTAACTATAGCCCCTAACATACATAAAAACATTGCTAAGATTGCCATTAAGAGgcctggaaacaaaataaaagtaattaactACTACGAAGATGGCAAATTGGCAATAGGTACTGCTAATCAGTCAGGCATGTCTCATAGCTGGATCCTGTATGGGTACAAAGTGATGGTGCTATCTTCAGGAGTCCATGCAGTAAAATTGGAAAGAAGAGTAGCAGGCCTCTATGCAAGGATGACACACAAATCAATCATGAAactgttaatattttataagtaacatcagactcagaaacacacactgaatgctttctttcatttttgaacctagatttaaaagttttaaagaggaTCTGAATTAGAAGGGGGGCATGTTTGTGTTAAGGGGCAGCAGTTTTTATATACATGGTGTATTCACTAGGTGACaagaacaggaagaagagggTTAGAGACTTAGGGATGAGACCAGGTATTTTCTTTCACTGTATGCTAACTTCCTTAAAAGAGCAGTGGAAGTTGTTAGAGGATCTATATCACGGATGACAGTGAGATTCCCAGAGATCCAAAAAGGCCCTGATCAGAAACCTCTCTCTTGGCATCATGATAGTCACAGCTGAACAAGTTTATTTTGATGTTTACACAAAGGCTGGGTCAGTGTGGGTGTGATGtggacacacacctgtaattctggtATGCAGGGAgatcctcaaaaaacaaaagcaacaaaaacagaacccatccccaaagcaaagcaaagcaaagatcTGATTTGGTGTTGATTTATTGTAAGCTTTGGGTATTTTAAGTGATCCAGGAGTCAGTATTCATTATATAAGGTGGGAGTGGTAAGACTGGATCAAAGGCAGGGAAAGTTTTTTGGGTTCTGTGGATCAGTTGCAGAGAAAAATTGTTTGCCAGAGCAAATCTTGAGTATAGGGAACCTCCCTTGATGGCACCTGTGTGCCAGCTGCTGAAGTTCCATGCTGCCTCAGCGCAGGGACACTGGCACTGAGCTTGTGGAGTGCCACTCTGGTTGGTGTGCAACATCCTGTACCCTATGTCTATCGGCTCTGATACAGCTGAGAGACAGATGATGCCTCACCTGAGTTTCCAGCCTGACCAGGAGCCCCAGCATAGGCAAACTCAGAAAATGAACCTCTTCCAGCCAGTAACAACTGCACTGGCTAGCTCGTTGGCCAGAAGGCCCACGAGTTATATTTGATGAAGATGTTGGCCTTTGTTGGAGTCTTGTGATGTACTGTTTGTTTAGAAGACAAATATGGAAAAGAAAGTGTGGTTAATACCCCATTGTGTGAACAAGGAATTGCTGGTTTGGATGTGGAACTGGAATTGTCGTCTCTGGTGTTACTGCTATTGCTGCAATGTAGTTTGCAGATTATGttttctctgcttttgactgGGTTGAAGGAAGCGTTCAATTACCACTGTAGCGCTACGAATCTCTGAGCTGTGTGAGCCTATGTTGGCCACAGGGCTCTTTACCATTCTGGGTTCTGAAGCTTATTTTTTGTGCATTGTCTAGTAATTAATGCAAAATCCAGAATCTTTTTTCTAGGCTTAGCAATTTTTGTTACACATAGAATGTAGAaatctgtttttgattttgttttttttttttttaagctaaaatACTAAATTTATAGGGCAGCAGCAGAACCAGGTTCTCAAAGAACTGTACAAGATCTCATTATTATAACTTTAGTTGCCCAGAAAGGGAGCAATATCAGTTTGGTTTTCTGAGCAGAAGGGCATGCAGGTTAAAATGATCTGGGAGGTGGCTTCCATGAAGTAAAGCTGGGAGGGTTGTATAAAATCACTTACCTGAGGACTATAGTACCTTGGGGTGTACATTTAGTGTTCAGATCCGATCCAGAACGGGTGTGGTGGGATGTTCTGCTGATCAAGCATGAGGTTCCCTTTTTGTGGGAGATCCACAGTTGAGGGAGAGTGTTGAAACCAGGCTCATATATCCAAGAGTATGTGAGTATCACTCTCCATCTCCATACGCCCTGGACAAACAGAAGCACTGTGGTAGCCTCCAGAAACGGTCAGAAACGGTTAGCCACAGAAAACCAGGAAGATTTTATCTAGGTCAGGAAatagttttctaaatatttaaaaattagtcttCAGACTCCTCTCTTCTTGAGAGTTGTGTTCTTGTTTataatctttgtttgtttgtatatgtctgtgtgggcacacatgtaaTGTGCAGGTCAGGGGACAGCTTGTGGTAATCAGCTCTTTGCTTTGACCCTGTAGAATCCAAGGGATGAACTTGGGTCGTCAGGTTTGGCATCAAGTCTCTTTtcacactaagccatcttgcagTCTGAGGATAGTCTTCATGAAatgatccctcctcccccttccataCTGACTGAAGAGCTAGCTGCAAGTTACTATTATTATGGTGATAGAAATGGATTGATTTCCAGTGAGTGTTTTAAACTAACTTGTAAGTGGTGTCCCATTTGGATGTCCCATTTTAAATTGTTTGAGATCTGTAAATACTGTGTTTAGTCACACTGCCTTAAAGAAAGACTTCTCTGTGGAAACAGATATCTGAATGGACTGTCATTGGTAGCTAGCCAAATTAGTGCCAGGTTCAAAATGTTTGAGGACAccggctggggagatggcttttTGGGAAAGTTTGCTGTGAAAGCAAGACACAAGTATGGATCCTTAGTACTGAcgtaaaagccaggtgtggctatGTGTAGgtttgtaaccccagtgctctgGAGGGACAAAAGGGTCATTGGGCCTTGTTGACCAGTCTGGCTTCAGGTTCACTGAGACACAGAATGACAGAACACCCAGCAGTCTCTTGAGGCcgtctgtgcacacacatgaatgtattATGTACTCGAACACATACATATGGAGTTTGAGGACGAAGCTGTCTCCGGAGCAACAGTGCAAAGTACAGCTTATGCACACTTGATCTGGCAGTGagaaacccagggctttctgaTGTATCATAACTGCAGGTACAGTAAGAAGGAAGGTACCATCCAGCTCTGTTTCTAGCATGCCTTCTTGACTTGCTGGGCCAGCAAATGCAGTAGTGCTGTTGGAGAATGAATATGCTTTCTCCAGTTTACCTTATTTGACAATGTTTGCTGACATCCTTATTTTAGTAATCTTTATCCCAGTATTTTTGCATCTCCCGCCCCCTGCTCcgccccttacacacacacacacacacacacacacacacacacacacacacacacacagagaacacacaacAAAGCTGGACTGTGCAAGATAAATCACAGTAATATCAAGGAATTTGTCTGTATAACTAAAGAGCAAATATTGAATTGactattgaattttctttttctcccctccccctccgtccttccctccctcccatttctcCCTATAGccttcactgtcctggaactagctctatagaccttgaactcagagagatgcgcctgcctctgcctctcaagttttgggattaaaggcatgtgctgccaccaacatgcaaaaataaatatttaaaaaagaaacatgtctgcctttaatcccagtacttgggaggcagaggcaggagaatctctatgggctcaaggccagcctggtgtacaaagttccaggacagccagagctgttacacagagaaaccctgtctctggggaacaaaaaacaagcaaaaagaatacTATTCAGGACATGGAAAAATTATGTATAACTGGCGTTAAGAACCCATAAATGTAGTTTTGTTGGGGCACAGCTCTGTGTAGAAACCGCTTTTCACTCATGAACCTTCTGTGGTGGCAAAGCCAAGGACAAGGGTATGCATGGCTTCCTAGGTGAATACATCAGCTGGGATGCACAGTGCTCCTTGGAGTTCTGTAGGGAAGCACACAGGCGAGGGAGAGCAACTTGTCACTGTGCCTAAGCCTCTCTCCTCTTTTGACAGAGATACCGAACAAAGCCGTACTGCTGTAGTCTCTGTAGGTACTCAACAAAGGTGCTCACCTCCCTAAAAAACCACCTGCATCGATACCACGAAGACGAGGCTGACCAGGAGCTGATGATCTCATGCCCCAACTGCCCGTTTGCTTCACAGCCCAGGGTAGTGGGCAAGCATTTCAGGATGTTCCATGCGCCTGCTCGGAGAGTCCAGAGCTACACCGTGAATATTCTAGGCGAAGCGAAGACATCAAGGAGTGATGTGATCAGCTTCACGTGCTTAAAGTGTAACTTTTCCAACACCTTGTACTACAGCATGAAGAAGCATGTGCTGGTGGCCCATTTTCATTACTTAATTAACTCCTACTTTGGTTTTAGAACAGAGGAAATAGAGCAACCAAAAGCAAGTGACCCTGTTTCTGTGGATAAGATCCTGACATTTGACAGGTACTACTGTAAAAAATGCAGCGCTATTGCCAGCAGTCAGGATGCCCTGATGTATCACATTTTGACATCAGATATACATAGGGACTTGGAGAATAAGCTGAGGTCGGTGATTTCAGAACACATCAAGAGGACTGGGTTTCTGAAGCAAATGCATATTGCTCCAAAACCTGTGACCCACTTGGCCTTACCGCCAAACAGCAGTGCTCCAACCATCACAGCCCCTTCTCCTTGCTTCCATCTTGCTTTGCCACAGAACAACCAAAGCCCTGGCACTGTGCAGCCGGTGACTGTGGCCTCAGGCACTTCTGGAAGCCTTACACACTCCCCACCAACCACTGCCCAGTCTCATGTAACTCTGGTCTCCAGCCCTTTGCCTGTGTGCCAGAGTAGCCTTACCCTGCAGCCATCAGCTCCCCCACCCGTCTTTCTCTCACACAGTGTTCCACTTAATCAGCCTGGGAGTACTTCTGTGCTGCCTCTGACTCAGCCAGTTGGGCCTGTAAATAAGTCTGTTGGAGCAAGCATCCTTCCTGTGAATCAAGCTGTCCGTCCTGGAGTTTTACCCCTCACTCAGTCCGTGGGGTCCATAAGTAGACCCGTGGGTCCCCTAAACAGACCTGTTGGGCCCGGTGTCTTGCCTGTGAGTGCCCCTGTCAACTCAGGGGCTCTGCAGTCTGCTTCTTCAGGGGTGATTCCTGTAGGTCGGGCAGTCCCATCAGGAGTTCTTCCTACAGGCCAGGTGACCACTGCAGGAGTGATCCCTGGGCAGACAGCCACTTCTGGTGTCCTACCCGCTGGTCAAGTGGTCCAGTCATCAGTTCTTCCTATTGGCCAGACGGCTCCATCTCGTGTTCTTCCTCCTGGCCAGACAGTGCCCTTGAGGGTTCTCCCTGCAGGCCAGGTGGTACCACCTGCGCTGCTCTCAAACCAGACTGTCTCCTCAGCTGTTGTTCCTGTGAATCAGGGTGTGAGCTCTGGTGTTCTTCAGCTCAGTCAGCCAGTAACATCAGGAGTCCTTCCTGTGGGCCCACCTGTGAGGCCTGGTGTACTGCAGCTCAGTCCATCTGTCAGCACCAACATCTTGCCTGTGAGCCATGCAGTGAGAGCTGGAACCTCACAAAACACTACTTTCCTCACTTCAGGCTCTATTCTCAGACAGCTCATTCCAACTGGGAAACAGGTGAATGGAATCCCCACCTATACACTGGCCCCAGTGTCTGTCACTTTGCCTGTGTCCTCTGGTGGAGGCCTTGCAGCTGTTGCACCACCATCTCAGGTGCCAGTGCAGTTCTTGCCCTCAAGCTCGGGCACACATATGGCTAGCTCCTTGCCTAGCCTGCCCTCCCCACAGGTGTTAGTGAGCCCTGCCCCTAGTGTGTTTGTTCAGGCAACCTCGCCTGTGGCAGATGCAAATCAGGCACTCAGACAGGCCAAGCAGTGGAAAACGTGCCCGGTTTGCAATGAGCTCTTCCCTTCCAACGTCTACCAGGTTCACATGGAGGTGGCTCACAAGCAGAGTGAGTCTCAGCTCTGCCAGGTTTGCAATGAGCTTTTTCCTGCTAACGTCTACCAGGTTCACATGGAAGTGGTTCACAAGCAGAGTGAGTCCAAATCTGGTGAGAAACTTGAACCTGAAAAGCTTGCTGCATGTGCCCCATTTCTGAAGTGGATGAGGGAGAAGACCGTGCGCTGCCTCTCTTGTAAGTGCCTGGTCTCACAGGAAGAGCTGATGCACCATTTGCTCATGCATGGCTTGGGGTGCCTGTTTTGTCCCTGCACTTTTCATGATGTCCGGGGCCTTGTGGAGCACAGCAGGACTAAGCACCTGGGCAAGAAGAGGCTGTCTATGGACTACAGTAACAGAGGTTTCCAGCTGGACTTAGATGCTGATGGGAACCTGCTGTTCCCCCA
This DNA window, taken from Cricetulus griseus strain 17A/GY chromosome 2, alternate assembly CriGri-PICRH-1.0, whole genome shotgun sequence, encodes the following:
- the Adnp2 gene encoding activity-dependent neuroprotector homeobox protein 2 → MFQIPVQNLDNIRKVRKRVKGILVDIGLDSCKELLKDLKGFDPGEKYFYNTSWGDVSLWEPSGKKVRYRTKPYCCSLCRYSTKVLTSLKNHLHRYHEDEADQELMISCPNCPFASQPRVVGKHFRMFHAPARRVQSYTVNILGEAKTSRSDVISFTCLKCNFSNTLYYSMKKHVLVAHFHYLINSYFGFRTEEIEQPKASDPVSVDKILTFDRYYCKKCSAIASSQDALMYHILTSDIHRDLENKLRSVISEHIKRTGFLKQMHIAPKPVTHLALPPNSSAPTITAPSPCFHLALPQNNQSPGTVQPVTVASGTSGSLTHSPPTTAQSHVTLVSSPLPVCQSSLTLQPSAPPPVFLSHSVPLNQPGSTSVLPLTQPVGPVNKSVGASILPVNQAVRPGVLPLTQSVGSISRPVGPLNRPVGPGVLPVSAPVNSGALQSASSGVIPVGRAVPSGVLPTGQVTTAGVIPGQTATSGVLPAGQVVQSSVLPIGQTAPSRVLPPGQTVPLRVLPAGQVVPPALLSNQTVSSAVVPVNQGVSSGVLQLSQPVTSGVLPVGPPVRPGVLQLSPSVSTNILPVSHAVRAGTSQNTTFLTSGSILRQLIPTGKQVNGIPTYTLAPVSVTLPVSSGGGLAAVAPPSQVPVQFLPSSSGTHMASSLPSLPSPQVLVSPAPSVFVQATSPVADANQALRQAKQWKTCPVCNELFPSNVYQVHMEVAHKQSESQLCQVCNELFPANVYQVHMEVVHKQSESKSGEKLEPEKLAACAPFLKWMREKTVRCLSCKCLVSQEELMHHLLMHGLGCLFCPCTFHDVRGLVEHSRTKHLGKKRLSMDYSNRGFQLDLDADGNLLFPHLDFITILPREKLGEREVYLAILAGIHSKSLVPVYVKVRPQPEVSPKVPSRQKLTCPFCFGTFLTADAYELHLKERHHVMPTVHTMLRSPAFKCIHCCGVYTGNMTLGAIAVHLLRCRSAPKDSSSDLQVQPGFIESSELLLVNGEVIPDSTFAVKRKLPEGHLGTEDQGDGDKPQLTLDTIAIPGSERGLSAMPLKRQRNEGRTEGPGASDDSLQLLALDPTKYGSRSYEDKKQFLRDYFHKRPYPSRKEVELLSSLLWVWKIDVASFFGKRRYICMKAIKTHKPSVLLGFDMSELKNVKHRLNFECDSQPVEED